A genome region from endosymbiont of Acanthamoeba sp. UWC8 includes the following:
- a CDS encoding RelA/SpoT family protein, whose amino-acid sequence MEPIVLQEKEKLIKRIAESKSKAKVAKIEAAFNMAYEAHKPQFRASGEPYILHPLAVADILLDLNIDTASIITALLHDTVEDTHVTIEDIEKTFGKEVAKLVDGVTKLNKIENQPENVKQAENFRKLLLAISKDIRVLLVKLADRVHNMRTLSYMGNDDKRLRIAHETMEIYAPLAERIGIHKFKNELQDLAFAELHPDMRKSILSRLTFLRKEGCSLVDTIVNEITGILAQSGIKAEVHGREKTSCSIWRKMERKNVTFEQLSDIIAFRILIDNIEDCYHALGVMHSKYHVIPGTFKDYISTPKANGYQSLHTIVMGPERRCIEIQIRTYEMHEVAELGFAAHWSYKQNNPYGHEGTQFRWVRELLDILENASSPEEFMENTKLEMYYDQVFCFTPKGDLIALPKGATPIDFAFAVHSNVGLSCIGARVNGRIVPLKTELENGDQVDILRSKVPMPSPTWEKIVITGKARAEIRKFIRSKQREEYINLGRAILTKTFEQAGKEYKEKDLEPICEQFQCKTIEDILVSVGDGILNRLEVLRAIHPEEKPARKSLNPLSLLRFKPKKEELSQSLPIKGLIPGMAVHFAGCCHPLPGDRIVGIVNTGKGITIHTLDCEMLENFSSIPERWIDVGWEGTGDEAYVGRIKVVVANETGGLAAVTSCIAAQEVNITNIKVVGRSLDFFELLIDIEIKGTQQLVGLITAVRSLNCVHSVDRTKS is encoded by the coding sequence ATGGAACCGATTGTTTTACAGGAAAAAGAAAAATTAATTAAGCGGATCGCAGAATCCAAATCTAAAGCAAAGGTAGCTAAAATCGAGGCTGCATTTAATATGGCTTATGAAGCTCACAAACCGCAGTTTCGCGCATCCGGAGAGCCTTATATTCTTCACCCGCTTGCAGTTGCAGATATTTTATTGGATTTAAACATCGATACCGCCTCAATTATAACTGCACTACTGCATGATACCGTAGAAGATACTCATGTAACCATTGAAGATATTGAAAAAACCTTCGGCAAGGAAGTAGCTAAGTTAGTCGACGGAGTAACTAAATTAAATAAAATTGAAAACCAACCTGAAAATGTTAAGCAGGCTGAAAATTTCAGAAAATTATTGCTGGCAATTTCTAAGGACATTAGGGTTCTTCTTGTAAAGCTTGCCGATAGAGTGCATAATATGCGCACTCTAAGCTATATGGGCAATGATGATAAAAGGCTTAGAATCGCTCATGAAACTATGGAGATTTATGCGCCGCTTGCTGAAAGAATCGGTATCCATAAATTTAAAAATGAATTACAGGACTTAGCTTTCGCCGAGTTACATCCGGATATGAGGAAATCTATCTTAAGCAGACTGACTTTCCTCAGAAAAGAAGGGTGCTCGCTGGTAGATACTATTGTTAACGAAATTACCGGTATACTTGCTCAATCGGGAATAAAAGCAGAGGTACACGGTAGAGAAAAAACTTCCTGCTCCATTTGGCGTAAGATGGAACGCAAGAATGTTACTTTTGAGCAATTATCGGATATTATTGCCTTTAGGATTTTAATTGATAATATTGAGGATTGTTACCATGCCCTTGGGGTGATGCACTCAAAATACCATGTAATACCCGGAACTTTTAAAGATTATATAAGTACACCGAAAGCTAACGGCTACCAATCCTTGCATACAATTGTAATGGGCCCGGAGCGCAGATGCATTGAAATTCAGATCAGAACCTATGAAATGCATGAAGTTGCCGAACTTGGTTTTGCAGCTCACTGGTCTTATAAACAAAACAACCCTTACGGCCATGAAGGCACCCAGTTCAGATGGGTACGAGAACTCCTGGATATTTTAGAAAATGCCTCCTCTCCCGAGGAGTTTATGGAGAATACTAAGCTTGAAATGTATTATGACCAGGTGTTCTGCTTTACTCCTAAAGGTGATTTAATTGCACTGCCTAAAGGTGCCACCCCGATTGATTTTGCTTTTGCCGTTCACTCTAATGTAGGCTTAAGCTGTATCGGAGCCAGGGTTAACGGCAGGATAGTACCGCTTAAAACCGAGCTTGAAAACGGAGATCAAGTCGATATCTTACGCTCTAAAGTTCCGATGCCTTCTCCAACCTGGGAGAAAATCGTTATAACAGGAAAAGCAAGAGCGGAAATTAGGAAATTTATTCGCTCCAAACAGAGAGAAGAATATATCAACCTCGGCCGGGCTATTTTAACTAAAACTTTTGAGCAAGCCGGAAAAGAATATAAAGAAAAAGATTTAGAACCGATTTGCGAACAGTTCCAATGCAAAACTATTGAAGATATTTTAGTCTCGGTGGGAGACGGCATATTAAACAGGCTTGAAGTGTTGAGGGCTATTCATCCGGAAGAAAAACCTGCACGAAAATCTTTAAATCCCCTCTCTTTACTACGCTTTAAACCTAAAAAAGAAGAGTTAAGCCAATCCTTACCTATAAAAGGCTTGATTCCCGGTATGGCGGTGCACTTTGCCGGTTGCTGCCATCCTCTTCCGGGTGATAGAATCGTCGGAATCGTAAACACAGGCAAAGGAATTACTATTCATACACTTGATTGCGAAATGCTGGAAAACTTCTCAAGCATACCGGAAAGATGGATAGACGTAGGTTGGGAAGGTACCGGGGATGAAGCTTATGTCGGCAGAATTAAGGTAGTAGTGGCTAATGAAACCGGAGGGCTGGCTGCGGTCACGAGCTGTATTGCCGCACAGGAAGTTAACATTACCAATATAAAAGTAGTCGGCCGTTCATTGGATTTCTTTGAACTATTGATTGATATTGAGATTAAAGGCACCCAGCAGCTGGTTGGTTTAATCACTGCGGTAAGGTCACTTAACTGCGTTCACTCGGTGGATAGGACGAAGAGTTAA
- a CDS encoding DUF805 domain-containing protein: protein MTNIIEKLRPVCAKLNLFVFPERMNRIKYTIKFWLNLLLASAISAAIPFGESVIFKSLFFVLTVIFAANILILITKRLHDINLSSWWVLLTFIPLIGTIFSFILWVFPGTKNENRFGLPPAKASKLEYAFAVLIIIFMTLFFIVILFILYFSSLYTPIDKLSISNNL from the coding sequence ATGACTAACATTATTGAAAAATTGAGACCTGTCTGCGCAAAACTTAACCTGTTTGTGTTCCCGGAAAGGATGAATAGAATAAAATATACTATAAAATTTTGGTTAAATTTATTATTAGCTTCTGCTATCAGTGCTGCAATTCCTTTTGGGGAGTCCGTTATTTTTAAAAGTTTATTTTTTGTTCTAACTGTAATTTTTGCAGCTAACATACTTATTTTGATTACTAAGAGATTACATGATATTAATCTCAGCAGTTGGTGGGTATTATTAACTTTTATTCCCTTAATCGGAACAATATTCAGCTTTATATTATGGGTCTTTCCCGGCACTAAGAACGAGAATAGATTCGGCTTGCCTCCGGCTAAAGCCTCAAAACTAGAATATGCTTTCGCCGTTTTAATAATAATTTTTATGACCCTGTTTTTTATTGTAATACTATTTATACTATATTTTAGCTCCCTTTATACCCCTATAGATAAACTATCTATATCAAATAATTTATAG
- a CDS encoding DUF805 domain-containing protein: MSSFIERMKPVCRNLHLFVFPSRINRIKYLSECTVNLLITFAALLILEILFFITNLLFGSSPLQTHGIIKELTFCIPGIILIANQVILAVNRLHDINLKGWWILLIIIPTLFYFIVCIIPGTKGDNRFGAQPEKATKAEYFLAALPILLVVIYFVIYILLDLYFPELIIKLKAI; the protein is encoded by the coding sequence ATGTCTAGTTTTATTGAAAGAATGAAACCTGTTTGCAGGAATCTGCATCTCTTTGTATTTCCCTCTAGAATCAATAGAATAAAATACCTTTCGGAATGTACGGTTAATTTATTAATTACCTTTGCAGCTCTTCTTATTTTAGAAATACTTTTCTTCATTACTAATCTGCTCTTCGGCTCTTCTCCACTCCAAACACATGGAATTATTAAAGAACTTACTTTTTGCATTCCCGGTATTATCCTCATAGCCAATCAAGTAATATTAGCTGTTAACAGATTACATGACATTAATCTCAAAGGTTGGTGGATCTTACTGATTATTATTCCTACACTTTTTTACTTTATTGTGTGTATTATTCCCGGTACTAAGGGTGATAACAGATTCGGAGCCCAGCCTGAAAAGGCTACGAAAGCGGAATATTTCTTAGCGGCGCTTCCAATCCTACTTGTTGTTATATACTTTGTTATATACATATTATTAGATTTATATTTCCCCGAACTAATTATTAAACTTAAAGCTATATAA
- the thyX gene encoding FAD-dependent thymidylate synthase, with product MSLSQLQLDEIREAKQFKKQTSRATVDALEEILFEPIKVLDHGFVRVIDYMGDDSAIVQAARVSYGKGTKKINEDKGLINYLMRHWHTTPFEMCEIKLHVKLPIFIARQWIRHRTANVNEYSARYSILDKEFYIPAPENLAMQSHTNRQGRGGVLEGEEAARVLEILKNDSEQSYKHYMEMLNLNEETNEVLDPSRAGLTRELARMNLPVNYYTQWYWKVDLNNLLHFLRLRADAHAQFEIREYANAIISILEKWLPLTFEAFKNYRLNSASISEQGMGVVKRMLAGEKVTQELSGMSKREWDELMIVLEK from the coding sequence ATGAGTTTAAGTCAACTTCAATTAGATGAAATTAGAGAAGCAAAGCAATTTAAGAAACAAACCTCAAGAGCAACCGTAGATGCACTTGAAGAAATACTTTTTGAGCCGATAAAAGTTTTGGATCACGGTTTTGTAAGAGTAATTGATTACATGGGTGATGATTCTGCAATCGTCCAAGCGGCAAGGGTTTCATATGGTAAGGGTACTAAGAAAATTAATGAGGATAAAGGGCTTATTAATTACTTAATGCGCCACTGGCATACCACCCCGTTTGAGATGTGTGAAATAAAGTTACATGTGAAACTTCCGATATTTATTGCAAGACAATGGATAAGGCATAGAACTGCAAATGTTAATGAATATTCCGCTCGCTACTCTATTTTGGATAAAGAATTCTATATTCCCGCTCCCGAAAATCTAGCCATGCAATCACATACTAACAGGCAGGGTAGGGGAGGAGTTTTAGAAGGCGAAGAAGCAGCCAGAGTACTCGAGATTTTAAAGAATGATTCCGAACAAAGCTATAAGCATTATATGGAAATGCTTAACCTTAACGAAGAGACTAATGAAGTATTAGATCCGAGCCGTGCAGGGCTTACTCGTGAACTTGCCAGGATGAATCTGCCGGTGAATTATTATACTCAATGGTATTGGAAGGTGGATCTGAATAATCTACTTCATTTCTTAAGGCTTAGAGCGGATGCGCATGCCCAGTTTGAGATTAGGGAATATGCTAATGCTATTATTTCAATCTTAGAAAAATGGCTGCCTTTAACCTTTGAAGCATTTAAAAACTATCGTTTAAACTCAGCCTCGATTTCCGAGCAGGGTATGGGTGTAGTAAAAAGAATGCTTGCCGGCGAAAAAGTAACCCAAGAGCTAAGCGGCATGTCTAAGCGTGAGTGGGATGAGCTTATGATAGTATTAGAAAAGTAA
- a CDS encoding ankyrin repeat domain-containing protein, which translates to MQGEINATPLIRAAYMGHTEVVKYLLKKGANPDLQDMGGATALHFAAREGHYEIVSLLIDYSVYGEIPDFEGYTPSMRAILNDRVKAFEALLNTLDLKRKNDKGEDILALSERSSNPKVKELVNNKLAMNNSVINPAPETNLNTEEKVIKNKKNIIITDDRDNLKDSFFSTIRQKIFKAKPNTIPDDNKVIITIDNSFDSYITQKSSNKINLKKARKVKITEAVRVEDSSE; encoded by the coding sequence ATACAAGGTGAAATAAATGCCACTCCTCTGATTAGAGCCGCCTATATGGGGCATACGGAAGTGGTGAAATATCTACTTAAAAAGGGAGCAAACCCTGATCTACAGGATATGGGAGGTGCTACCGCTTTACACTTTGCAGCTAGAGAAGGCCATTATGAAATAGTAAGTTTACTAATTGATTATAGCGTTTATGGAGAAATCCCTGATTTTGAAGGATATACTCCTTCCATGCGAGCTATACTCAATGACCGTGTTAAAGCATTCGAAGCACTGCTTAATACTCTCGACTTAAAGAGGAAAAATGATAAGGGAGAGGATATATTAGCTTTAAGTGAAAGATCGTCTAACCCGAAAGTTAAAGAACTGGTTAATAATAAACTAGCCATGAATAATTCAGTTATAAATCCGGCACCTGAAACTAATTTAAATACTGAAGAAAAAGTTATCAAAAATAAAAAAAATATTATTATAACGGATGACAGAGATAATCTGAAAGACTCTTTTTTCAGCACCATTCGTCAAAAAATATTTAAGGCTAAACCTAATACTATACCAGATGATAATAAAGTGATTATTACAATTGATAATAGTTTTGATAGCTATATAACGCAGAAATCTTCAAATAAAATTAATCTCAAAAAAGCGCGAAAAGTTAAAATTACTGAGGCTGTAAGGGTGGAAGATAGCTCAGAATAA
- a CDS encoding ArnT family glycosyltransferase translates to MKTSTNKLLYFIAFILLSVGSIRIILTYDKLTISPDELVHVATGLELIENGTYYLEALHPPLARLSVAILPYLGGASLSEEFYAKYSHPFNENSGYKQSFEGRNLGGQQIFFAKSHDNYKKMVFLSRLGILPYFLLCGIVIFVWVRTHIGSYTALYSILFYTTLPIILANSGLATTDMPMCALLTCTIFALLEWLESASFKNTLLLGFSFALLVVTKFSGAIFFLIVAAPIILAKDYATGKVSRGFNGARVTSIMLISIITFFMVWCTYNFELTTLSYPYFLTPEKVSALKASLRDFGLSEKSVKKLFTAKILPFPEFFHGLSDLSDRIAYVYAGYIFGKVLLFQGVWYFFPAATLFKTPLFVLALGLLGCCLLIKIFISQKNWKVVAPVIVVFTLLLASTAFNMNIGLRHLLPIFPFICITAGYSLDFLLNRRPLFINGLTVLLLAAYLVTTALSHPFYVAYFNFMAQGRGEEILIDSDFDIGQELEYALTFPEVHNNIDSLKLYYSGLADPGFFGFKEYVLYQMELHHKNFNINFGNSRYLLISIPLLKLLPKEKKSDIAKCKDARRIGQTFMLYDFNSCI, encoded by the coding sequence ATGAAAACCTCAACCAATAAACTTTTGTATTTTATAGCTTTTATTCTTCTTTCAGTAGGAAGTATAAGGATTATATTAACATATGATAAGCTTACTATTTCTCCTGATGAACTAGTGCATGTTGCAACCGGTTTAGAACTGATTGAGAACGGAACTTATTATTTGGAAGCTTTGCATCCGCCGCTGGCAAGGTTATCGGTTGCGATTCTTCCTTATCTGGGAGGAGCAAGTTTGAGTGAAGAATTCTATGCTAAGTATTCCCATCCCTTCAATGAAAATAGCGGTTATAAGCAGAGCTTTGAAGGAAGGAACCTTGGCGGTCAGCAGATATTTTTTGCTAAGAGCCATGATAACTATAAGAAAATGGTGTTTTTAAGCCGCTTAGGCATACTGCCTTATTTTCTCCTTTGTGGAATAGTTATATTTGTTTGGGTTAGAACCCACATAGGCAGTTATACCGCATTATACTCAATTTTGTTTTATACCACACTTCCGATAATACTTGCCAATAGCGGCCTTGCCACTACTGATATGCCGATGTGTGCATTATTAACTTGCACGATTTTTGCCCTCTTAGAGTGGTTGGAGAGTGCTTCATTTAAAAACACTTTATTACTTGGCTTTTCTTTTGCGCTGCTTGTGGTAACAAAATTTTCGGGCGCTATTTTTTTTCTAATTGTTGCAGCCCCGATCATACTTGCTAAAGACTATGCAACCGGCAAAGTTTCAAGAGGGTTTAACGGAGCAAGAGTTACATCAATTATGTTAATCAGCATAATTACTTTTTTTATGGTTTGGTGTACTTATAATTTTGAGCTTACAACTTTATCTTACCCTTATTTTTTAACTCCTGAAAAAGTAAGCGCATTAAAAGCCAGCTTACGGGATTTTGGTTTAAGTGAAAAGTCGGTCAAAAAATTATTTACCGCAAAAATTTTACCGTTTCCCGAATTTTTTCATGGCTTATCGGATCTTAGTGACCGCATTGCTTATGTTTACGCCGGGTATATTTTCGGTAAAGTTTTACTATTTCAAGGAGTTTGGTATTTCTTCCCTGCTGCAACCCTTTTTAAGACTCCCCTATTTGTTTTAGCTTTAGGGCTATTGGGCTGCTGTTTATTAATAAAAATATTTATCAGCCAAAAAAATTGGAAAGTAGTAGCCCCGGTTATCGTGGTATTTACGCTGCTTTTAGCAAGCACGGCTTTCAACATGAATATAGGGCTTAGGCATTTATTACCAATTTTCCCGTTTATTTGTATTACGGCAGGCTATTCACTGGACTTTTTACTGAATAGGAGGCCACTATTTATAAATGGACTAACCGTTCTTTTACTTGCAGCCTACTTAGTTACCACAGCTCTATCCCACCCGTTTTATGTAGCTTATTTTAATTTTATGGCTCAGGGTAGGGGAGAAGAAATTTTAATTGATAGTGATTTTGATATCGGCCAGGAGCTGGAATATGCACTTACCTTTCCTGAGGTTCATAATAATATTGATAGCTTAAAACTTTACTACTCAGGCCTTGCTGACCCCGGGTTCTTTGGTTTCAAAGAATATGTACTTTATCAGATGGAACTGCACCATAAGAACTTTAATATAAATTTCGGCAACTCAAGATATTTATTAATCAGTATCCCGTTACTTAAACTGCTACCTAAGGAAAAGAAATCAGATATAGCAAAATGCAAAGATGCCCGAAGAATCGGGCAGACTTTCATGCTTTATGATTTTAACAGTTGTATTTAA
- the fliG gene encoding flagellar motor switch protein FliG: MKNKGVEKAAMLIMTLNDDLATKIFSMLEESEIREISLAMSNLGNIPPESIEKLISEFSVEITENLSLVGNIENTERFLRKILGKDKVDSILEDIRGPAGRNIWDKLANVGEELLANYLKKEYPQTAALVLSKLDPVQSSKVLSLFSPEFAFEVIKRMLVMDTVKKEVLERVEKTLKSEFISSLSKTQKRDNNQIIAEVFNNLERNVEEKFMGMLEEYSVEAAEKIRSLMFTFEDLKKIEGNGIQTVLRVIDKSKLALALKGASEVIRDLFIKNMSQRAAKILLEEIEGMGPVKLKDVNEAQTAIINSVKELISKAEIEIATGENGDQMVY, from the coding sequence ATGAAAAATAAAGGGGTTGAAAAGGCGGCAATGTTAATTATGACATTGAATGATGACCTTGCTACTAAGATATTTTCAATGCTTGAGGAAAGTGAGATTAGAGAAATTTCTTTGGCAATGTCTAATTTAGGAAATATTCCTCCCGAATCAATTGAAAAGTTAATCAGTGAATTCAGTGTTGAGATTACCGAGAATTTATCATTAGTCGGAAATATAGAAAATACGGAGCGTTTCCTTAGAAAAATATTAGGTAAAGATAAGGTGGATTCAATCCTTGAAGATATTAGAGGCCCGGCAGGCCGAAATATTTGGGATAAGCTCGCCAATGTCGGAGAGGAACTACTCGCTAATTATCTGAAGAAAGAATATCCGCAAACTGCAGCCTTAGTTTTAAGTAAGCTTGACCCTGTGCAATCTTCTAAAGTCCTTAGTTTATTTAGTCCCGAGTTTGCTTTTGAAGTAATTAAGCGGATGCTGGTTATGGATACGGTTAAAAAAGAAGTATTAGAAAGAGTGGAGAAAACTTTAAAATCAGAATTTATAAGTAGCCTCAGCAAGACCCAAAAACGTGATAACAACCAAATTATAGCTGAAGTATTTAATAACTTGGAACGTAATGTGGAAGAGAAGTTCATGGGGATGCTTGAGGAATATAGTGTAGAAGCGGCAGAGAAAATCAGAAGCCTGATGTTCACCTTTGAAGATCTTAAGAAAATCGAAGGTAATGGTATTCAAACCGTGCTTAGAGTTATTGATAAATCTAAACTTGCACTCGCATTAAAAGGAGCTTCTGAAGTAATCAGAGATTTGTTTATAAAGAATATGTCGCAAAGGGCTGCTAAAATATTATTGGAGGAGATAGAAGGTATGGGACCAGTTAAATTAAAAGATGTTAATGAAGCCCAAACTGCAATTATTAATTCGGTCAAGGAATTGATCAGTAAAGCTGAGATAGAGATTGCAACCGGTGAAAACGGCGATCAGATGGTATATTAA
- the fliF gene encoding flagellar basal-body MS-ring/collar protein FliF — translation MEFLKKLGAAKISAIIGAAIIVIAFFIFLVFKMSSAVLTPLYSNLSIEDASMIGMKLQSMGIKYENNTEGTEISVPSDKLLMLRMMFAQEGLPTSGNITGYEIFDRSDALGTSQFVYNVNLVRALEGELVRTISSLNQIENVRVHLVIPKKELFSKIGSEPSASVVLKMKGNQALSKLEVASIANLVATAVPGLKIENITIVDNLGRPLKLGAEDASAANLASTAMEMQLNIENKLKQEIENLLERTIGIGKVKANVAVDMDLDREVISSEIYDPSSQVVRSQKSSEENENDTEPSGVVGVSSNIPNAKQGAAAGASRQRSRTDEIINYEISKTVSNKVIENGRVKALSIAVLVDGNYETDPTTKQMKYSERSQAELDKIKSLIISGVGVNIARGDKVEVINMPFATDFVDAPVKEGMFDFIKNDIQNIVQTVVIGIVLILMVLLVIRPLVLRSLEKAKSVMQEQGLTSDVMASLEQEMKGMAKGLADTKNMAFGNAPNSGGANPTNIDQITMEEQKQRREGVTKRFNELVDKNPEETVSLIKNWIYQE, via the coding sequence ATGGAGTTTTTAAAGAAGCTGGGTGCAGCAAAAATCTCTGCTATTATTGGTGCTGCAATAATAGTGATAGCTTTCTTTATTTTTCTGGTTTTTAAAATGTCTTCGGCGGTTTTAACTCCGCTTTATTCTAATCTTTCGATAGAAGATGCAAGTATGATCGGAATGAAATTGCAATCAATGGGAATAAAGTATGAGAACAACACGGAAGGTACTGAGATAAGCGTACCCAGTGATAAGCTTTTAATGCTTAGAATGATGTTCGCTCAAGAAGGGCTTCCGACTTCCGGAAATATTACAGGTTATGAAATTTTTGATCGATCGGATGCACTAGGCACTTCGCAATTCGTCTATAATGTTAATTTAGTAAGAGCGCTGGAAGGTGAATTGGTGAGAACCATCAGCAGCCTTAACCAGATTGAGAATGTAAGAGTGCATCTTGTTATACCTAAAAAAGAATTATTCTCAAAAATCGGTTCCGAGCCTTCAGCTTCCGTAGTACTTAAAATGAAAGGGAATCAAGCATTAAGTAAGCTTGAAGTGGCTTCCATTGCCAATTTGGTTGCAACTGCGGTGCCAGGTCTTAAAATTGAAAATATAACTATAGTTGATAACCTAGGTAGACCCTTAAAATTAGGGGCTGAGGATGCGAGTGCGGCAAATCTTGCTTCTACTGCAATGGAAATGCAGCTTAATATCGAAAATAAACTTAAGCAGGAAATTGAAAATTTATTGGAAAGAACAATTGGGATAGGAAAAGTTAAAGCTAATGTGGCTGTAGATATGGATTTGGATCGTGAGGTTATCAGCTCAGAGATTTATGACCCGAGTAGCCAAGTAGTGAGATCGCAAAAAAGCAGCGAAGAGAATGAAAATGATACCGAGCCTAGCGGCGTGGTCGGAGTTTCTTCAAATATTCCGAATGCTAAGCAAGGAGCGGCGGCAGGCGCTTCAAGGCAGCGCTCAAGAACTGATGAAATTATCAATTATGAGATTTCAAAAACCGTCAGCAATAAAGTTATAGAAAACGGAAGGGTAAAAGCCTTATCGATTGCAGTGCTTGTCGACGGTAATTATGAAACTGACCCGACTACCAAGCAAATGAAGTACAGCGAAAGAAGCCAAGCTGAATTAGATAAAATAAAATCGCTGATTATTTCGGGTGTTGGAGTAAACATTGCGCGTGGCGATAAAGTAGAAGTTATAAATATGCCTTTTGCTACCGATTTTGTTGATGCTCCCGTTAAGGAAGGAATGTTTGATTTCATCAAAAATGATATACAGAATATTGTCCAAACTGTGGTGATTGGAATAGTGCTGATATTAATGGTTCTTTTAGTAATAAGGCCGCTTGTATTGCGTTCATTGGAAAAAGCTAAAAGTGTTATGCAAGAACAAGGACTAACCTCTGATGTTATGGCAAGCCTGGAACAGGAGATGAAAGGAATGGCTAAAGGATTAGCTGATACGAAAAATATGGCTTTCGGAAACGCTCCGAACTCTGGAGGAGCAAATCCGACCAATATAGATCAAATTACTATGGAAGAGCAAAAGCAAAGGAGAGAAGGGGTGACTAAACGATTTAACGAACTCGTTGATAAGAACCCAGAGGAAACGGTATCCTTGATTAAAAACTGGATATACCAAGAATAA